A single genomic interval of Polyangium spumosum harbors:
- a CDS encoding YXWGXW repeat-containing protein — protein MNRTARPLALLFASLLAACVAGTPETPARGGGPPPPLPEIKTAPPAPGMVWIPGAWHDDGVQYVWIPGRWESPRHPTENPDGEQGP, from the coding sequence ATGAATCGAACAGCCCGCCCGCTCGCCCTCCTCTTTGCTTCGCTCCTCGCGGCTTGTGTCGCCGGCACCCCGGAGACGCCGGCGCGGGGTGGGGGTCCGCCTCCGCCCTTGCCGGAGATCAAGACGGCGCCGCCGGCGCCTGGAATGGTCTGGATCCCGGGCGCTTGGCACGATGACGGCGTTCAATACGTCTGGATCCCGGGTCGGTGGGAGTCCCCACGGCACCCCACGGAAAACCCTGACGGGGAGCAGGGGCCGTGA
- a CDS encoding decaprenyl-phosphate phosphoribosyltransferase, with the protein MTPSPGGAALELGASAPLSEPTPLIPPSKQGSLFWRIRGMIRTVRPSQWVKNLFVLAPVVFAKHLTHPSIIKSAIGAFGVFCLLAGAVYTMNDLVDAKADRVHPVKRFRPIASGQVPVSVAKVMAVLLVLTALGGAAFGPWQFFVVALAYFTQNVAYSFGLKKIAYVDVGLIALGFVLRVLAGGFATKTPISGFMVACTALLALFLGFGKRRHELASAANAGKQRAALEAYSPRALTLALAATGVATIATYLAYTLDHDTQRFFDNPWLWVTTIHPLFGVVRFLQLVVSRPKAESPTQEILRDVPFMMNIMIWVAEVVFIVYRLRPS; encoded by the coding sequence ATGACCCCGTCTCCGGGCGGCGCCGCCCTGGAGCTGGGGGCGAGCGCGCCGCTCTCGGAGCCGACGCCGCTCATCCCGCCTTCGAAGCAGGGCAGTCTTTTCTGGCGGATCCGCGGGATGATCCGCACGGTCCGGCCGAGCCAGTGGGTGAAGAACCTCTTCGTCCTGGCCCCGGTCGTCTTCGCCAAGCACCTGACCCACCCGTCGATCATCAAGAGCGCGATCGGCGCGTTCGGCGTGTTCTGCCTCCTCGCCGGGGCGGTCTACACGATGAACGACCTCGTGGACGCGAAGGCCGATCGGGTGCATCCGGTCAAGCGCTTCCGCCCGATCGCGAGCGGCCAGGTCCCCGTCTCCGTCGCCAAGGTGATGGCCGTCCTGCTCGTCCTCACGGCGCTCGGCGGCGCGGCCTTCGGGCCGTGGCAGTTCTTCGTCGTCGCGCTCGCGTACTTCACGCAGAACGTCGCCTACTCGTTTGGCCTGAAGAAGATCGCCTACGTCGACGTCGGCCTCATCGCGCTCGGGTTCGTCCTTCGTGTCCTCGCCGGCGGCTTCGCCACGAAGACGCCGATCTCGGGCTTCATGGTCGCGTGTACGGCGCTGCTCGCGCTCTTCCTCGGCTTCGGCAAGCGCCGCCACGAGCTCGCCTCCGCGGCGAACGCCGGCAAGCAACGCGCCGCGCTCGAGGCTTACTCGCCGCGCGCGCTCACCCTCGCGCTCGCGGCCACGGGCGTCGCCACCATCGCGACCTACCTCGCGTACACGCTCGACCACGACACGCAGCGCTTCTTCGACAACCCCTGGCTCTGGGTCACCACGATCCACCCGCTCTTCGGGGTCGTCCGTTTCCTCCAGCTCGTCGTGAGCCGCCCCAAGGCCGAGAGCCCCACGCAGGAGATCCTGCGCGACGTCCCCTTCATGATGAACATCATGATCTGGGTCGCCGAGGTCGTGTTCATCGTCTACCGGTTGAGGCCCTCCTGA
- a CDS encoding AAA family ATPase: MTSALSIARETTPVLQELRSAVEQALEGKPEAVELALIALLGRGHVLIEDVPGVGKTTLARALARAVGGELRRVQFTSDLLPSDVLGVSVFDQRTGEFVFRQGPIFANILLADEINRASPRTQSALLEAMNEGQVSIDGATTPLPDPFFVLATQNPQDFAGTFPLPESQLDRFMVRIRLGYPPPHVEMRLLLQGGDGDRIKGVPQVLEPSALVALQREVDRVELDASLATYLQAVLAATRASPTLSLGASPRAGMNLARAARSRAVLHGRSYCIADDIHDLAVPVLAHRIRLAAHAEGYMPSRDECENAVRDIVARVPVPL; encoded by the coding sequence ATGACGTCGGCGCTCTCGATCGCGCGGGAAACGACGCCCGTGCTCCAGGAGCTCCGCTCCGCGGTGGAGCAGGCCCTCGAAGGAAAGCCCGAAGCCGTGGAGCTCGCGCTCATCGCGCTGCTCGGGCGCGGCCATGTGCTGATCGAGGACGTGCCCGGCGTCGGCAAGACGACGCTGGCGCGCGCCCTCGCGAGGGCCGTGGGCGGCGAGCTTCGGCGCGTGCAGTTCACGAGCGACCTCCTGCCGAGCGACGTGCTCGGCGTGAGCGTCTTCGACCAGCGCACGGGGGAGTTCGTCTTCCGGCAAGGACCGATCTTCGCGAACATCCTGCTCGCCGACGAGATCAACCGCGCGAGCCCGCGGACGCAGTCGGCGCTGCTCGAGGCGATGAACGAGGGGCAGGTCTCCATCGACGGCGCGACGACGCCGCTGCCCGACCCGTTCTTCGTGCTCGCCACGCAGAACCCGCAGGACTTCGCGGGCACGTTCCCGCTGCCCGAGTCGCAGCTCGACCGGTTCATGGTGCGCATCCGGCTCGGATATCCGCCGCCGCACGTGGAGATGCGCCTGCTCTTGCAAGGCGGCGACGGCGACCGGATCAAGGGCGTGCCGCAGGTGCTCGAGCCGTCGGCGCTGGTGGCGCTGCAGCGGGAGGTCGATCGGGTGGAGCTCGACGCGTCGCTCGCGACGTACCTGCAGGCCGTGCTCGCGGCGACACGCGCGAGCCCGACGCTCTCGCTCGGCGCATCCCCCCGCGCCGGGATGAACCTCGCCCGCGCCGCGCGCAGCCGCGCCGTCCTGCACGGGCGCTCCTACTGCATCGCCGACGACATCCACGACCTCGCGGTGCCCGTGCTCGCGCACCGGATCCGCCTCGCCGCGCACGCCGAGGGCTACATGCCGAGCCGCGACGAGTGCGAGAACGCGGTCCGGGACATCGTCGCGCGCGTCCCGGTTCCACTCTGA
- a CDS encoding CPBP family intramembrane glutamic endopeptidase: protein MADEAKAKEEPGKVPEKSDAWTDLGLTLPIFLLYHLGVVFLPVRNAADPVTVELTSLAENSLPTYAGLTVAVGIAFVVVLAATGQKRALEGKRFALIALEGTLYAILMRFVAAYAVGSLTLGPSVETRGAFSGVVMSMGAGFYEEIAFRAGLFGLGALVVKAMFGPGVRRVVLTLLWAVVAAVAFSAWHYVGALGDSFDVQSFVFRAVCGLVLTAIYVFRGFAPAVWTHALYDVWAMVLHG, encoded by the coding sequence ATGGCGGACGAGGCGAAGGCGAAGGAAGAGCCGGGCAAAGTCCCGGAGAAAAGCGACGCCTGGACCGACCTCGGCCTGACGCTCCCCATCTTTCTCCTCTACCACCTCGGCGTCGTCTTCCTCCCCGTCCGCAACGCCGCCGATCCCGTCACGGTCGAGCTCACCTCGCTGGCGGAGAACAGCCTGCCCACGTACGCGGGGCTCACGGTCGCGGTTGGCATCGCGTTCGTCGTGGTCCTCGCCGCCACGGGCCAGAAGCGCGCGCTCGAGGGCAAGCGCTTCGCGCTCATCGCCCTCGAAGGCACGCTCTACGCGATCCTCATGCGGTTCGTCGCGGCGTACGCGGTCGGATCTCTCACGCTCGGCCCGAGCGTCGAGACACGTGGCGCCTTCTCGGGCGTCGTCATGTCGATGGGCGCGGGCTTCTACGAGGAGATCGCCTTCCGCGCCGGGCTCTTTGGCCTCGGCGCGCTCGTCGTGAAGGCGATGTTCGGCCCGGGCGTCCGTCGGGTCGTGCTCACGCTGCTCTGGGCCGTCGTCGCGGCCGTCGCCTTCTCGGCCTGGCACTACGTCGGCGCGCTCGGCGATTCGTTTGACGTCCAATCATTCGTCTTCCGCGCCGTCTGCGGCCTCGTCCTCACGGCGATCTACGTGTTCCGCGGCTTCGCGCCTGCGGTCTGGACGCACGCCCTCTACGACGTGTGGGCCATGGTGCTTCACGGATGA
- a CDS encoding DUF58 domain-containing protein has translation MVADRRQAESLAVRGDKPTREVRAGKPEATPMPPRQESSASRFLRSFGSFKMPRRLKFTREGKYFVGITLGVGFAAINTGNNLLYLLLGMLLSLMVVSSVMSELSLRTLTVTRRLPTRAQVGRAHLVEIEVYNHKKRIPSYAIEVEDLRAGQPADKRCFFLKISPSSAQVAAYRRTPARRGRDRHTGFRIATRFPFGLFEKSREVMADGELVIYPAVDPVRLPPEDRGRALGGVGTAGRGTSDETYALRPMREGDDPRDIYWRKSAITNQMILRERARETRPDVRLVVDVVRPKGAGDAFAQGFEKRIREVASRAVAHIKRGDGVVVATNLGEEARGDRNIGSDRILRFLALLDAVDEERVQEIQERRGLARGGPSRASGGQA, from the coding sequence ATGGTGGCGGACCGGAGGCAGGCCGAGTCGCTCGCCGTTCGGGGCGACAAACCCACGCGGGAGGTTCGCGCCGGCAAGCCGGAGGCGACGCCGATGCCGCCGCGCCAGGAGAGCTCCGCTTCGCGGTTCCTCCGGTCGTTCGGGAGCTTCAAGATGCCGCGCCGGCTGAAGTTCACCCGCGAGGGGAAGTACTTCGTGGGCATCACGCTCGGCGTGGGCTTCGCGGCGATCAACACGGGCAACAACCTGCTCTACCTGCTGCTCGGGATGCTGCTGTCGCTGATGGTTGTGTCGAGCGTGATGAGCGAGCTGTCCTTGCGGACGCTGACGGTGACGCGGCGGCTGCCGACGCGGGCGCAGGTGGGGCGGGCGCACCTCGTGGAGATCGAGGTCTACAACCACAAGAAGCGCATCCCCTCGTACGCGATCGAGGTCGAGGACCTGCGCGCGGGACAGCCCGCGGACAAACGCTGCTTCTTCCTGAAGATCAGCCCTTCGAGCGCGCAGGTGGCCGCCTACCGGCGCACGCCGGCGCGGCGCGGGAGGGACCGGCACACGGGCTTCCGCATCGCCACGCGTTTCCCGTTCGGGCTCTTCGAGAAGTCCCGCGAGGTCATGGCCGACGGCGAGCTCGTGATCTACCCGGCCGTCGATCCCGTGCGCCTGCCGCCCGAGGATCGTGGCCGCGCGCTCGGCGGCGTGGGCACCGCGGGGCGCGGAACGAGCGACGAGACGTACGCGCTGCGGCCGATGCGCGAGGGCGACGATCCGCGCGACATCTACTGGCGCAAGAGCGCGATCACGAACCAGATGATCCTGCGCGAGCGGGCGCGGGAGACGCGGCCCGACGTCCGGCTCGTGGTCGACGTGGTGCGGCCAAAGGGCGCGGGCGACGCGTTCGCGCAGGGGTTCGAGAAGCGCATCCGCGAGGTGGCCTCGCGCGCGGTGGCCCACATCAAGCGAGGCGACGGCGTGGTGGTCGCGACGAACCTCGGCGAGGAGGCGCGCGGCGACAGGAACATCGGTTCGGATCGGATCCTCCGGTTCCTCGCGCTGCTCGACGCCGTGGACGAGGAGCGGGTGCAGGAGATCCAGGAGCGCCGCGGGCTCGCTCGGGGAGGGCCTTCGCGGGCGAGCGGAGGGCAGGCATGA